In Reinekea thalattae, a genomic segment contains:
- a CDS encoding Na(+)-translocating NADH-quinone reductase subunit A: MITIKKGLDLPILGSPKQEISEGHSIKHVALVGYDYHGMKPTMLVREGDKVIKGQPLFTDKKNEGVTYTAPASGSVKQINRGAKRVFQSLVIEVEGEDSVSFNAYSEEQIAALDRQAVVDQLVESGQWTALRTRPYSKVPAIDATPAAIFVQAIDTNPLAADPQVVIAERSRDFQLGLSLLTKLTEGKVWLCKAPNADIPTVDGVSVEEFAGVHPAGNAGTHIHFLDPVSLTKTVWTIGYQDVIAYGALFKSGEIDTARVVSLAGPEVIKPRLVKTQLGASIDELVTGELPEGDFRLISGSVFGGRTASDTVAYLGRHHTQVSVLVNDYSRPMIHFLRLGVNTHSVKTTFLSSLFKNKLFNFSTSTNGSERGMVPIGNYEKVMPLDILATQLLRAIVCGDLESAEQLGALELDEEDLALCTYACASKYEYGPILRDTLTRIEAEG, encoded by the coding sequence GTATGAAACCAACTATGTTGGTTCGTGAAGGTGATAAAGTAATAAAAGGCCAACCGCTCTTTACCGATAAAAAGAATGAAGGTGTAACCTATACCGCACCTGCAAGTGGCTCGGTAAAGCAGATCAATCGAGGTGCTAAACGAGTTTTTCAATCGTTAGTCATTGAAGTTGAAGGCGAAGATTCTGTTAGTTTTAACGCATACAGTGAAGAGCAAATAGCTGCGTTAGATCGTCAAGCTGTTGTTGATCAGCTGGTTGAATCGGGTCAGTGGACAGCACTGCGCACCAGACCCTATTCAAAAGTTCCAGCGATTGATGCAACGCCTGCCGCTATTTTTGTACAGGCAATCGATACCAACCCTTTAGCAGCCGACCCTCAAGTGGTTATTGCCGAGCGTTCTAGAGATTTTCAGCTAGGGCTTTCGTTACTGACTAAATTAACTGAAGGTAAGGTTTGGTTGTGTAAAGCGCCAAACGCTGATATTCCAACGGTTGATGGTGTTTCTGTTGAAGAGTTTGCAGGTGTTCACCCAGCGGGTAATGCCGGTACTCATATTCATTTCTTAGATCCGGTGTCGCTGACTAAAACGGTTTGGACTATTGGCTACCAGGACGTCATTGCTTATGGCGCATTATTTAAGTCTGGTGAGATCGATACAGCGCGTGTTGTTTCGTTGGCAGGTCCAGAAGTGATCAAGCCTCGTTTAGTCAAAACTCAGCTTGGTGCATCGATCGATGAATTGGTCACTGGTGAGCTGCCAGAAGGTGATTTCCGACTTATTTCCGGCTCTGTATTTGGCGGACGTACTGCCAGCGATACCGTTGCTTACTTAGGTCGCCACCATACTCAAGTCAGTGTTTTGGTTAACGACTATAGCCGACCGATGATTCACTTCTTGCGTTTGGGTGTTAATACTCATTCGGTGAAAACGACTTTCTTGTCATCGTTATTTAAAAATAAGCTGTTTAATTTCTCAACATCGACCAATGGCTCTGAGCGAGGCATGGTACCGATCGGTAATTACGAAAAAGTGATGCCGCTGGATATCTTGGCGACTCAGTTATTGCGCGCCATTGTTTGTGGTGATTTGGAATCAGCCGAGCAGCTAGGTGCTTTGGAGTTAGATGAAGAAGATCTGGCACTTTGTACCTATGCTTGTGCAAGTAAGTACGAATATGGCCCGATTCTTAGGGATACATTAACAAGAATTGAGGCGGAGGGTTAA